TGCATACCAGAAAATATGGCAAAGAAGTGGATTCCTTGTCATTATGACAAGTCAACCAGTAAAGCTACCTCCCATTTGCAGATCTCTCTATTTTCCAATGTTGGACGCCGCCTTTTAGCTGAAGAGGTTGCCGCTTCTTCCTGCCCAACGGTACTCTCTGGTGTCTGAAATTCTCTAGCTAATACTATCTGCATGAAACACAAGTTAGAAACAACAGAAAAAGCATATGCGTGATGAGCTTTCATAGAAGCTATAAGAAACTAGCAGTACTCTATTCTATTCTGTTAAACAAATTCATGGATGGACAACAACAGTTTATGTCAAAACATAATTTACTACAATACTACACGCCATCCACCCCATTGCAAGTTCGGTTATTTACACATGTTATGGTGCAGGGAAAGGCTCCTTTTGTATCTGTTGGTGTACTTCATCACCTTCATTACCTTATCTTTATATTAGCAATTGTTCATGTGGTGAGCTGCACAGTCACAGTTCTCCTGGGAGAAGTGAAGGTAACTCTGAGAGGTttcaaaaacttatttggtACGAGAAGCCATCCATCTAATAATTTTCTAATTTTGTGCATTGCAAACTGTAGATAAGTCAGTGGCGGAAGTGGGAGGAATCTATAAGAAAGCAGATTGATTTTAACAACGGTAATCCCTCACATGCAATTTATGTTTTCTTCCATGGGATAAGTGTGCGTCAAGAGTAGTTTTTCAACCATTGACTATTACTCGGTAACTATTATGATCATGCTCATACAGATAGTAACAGGATCATAGATGTCAGAAGCCTCACATTTATTAAGGAGCGGTTTGAAGGTGTTGATGCTGAGAAACGGAATTATATTGTAAGTAAATGTTAATCACTCGAGGAACAATTCCCTTATGGAAGTTCTTGTCTTTGTGCTGTTCCCCAAATAATTTCTACAAATGATGAAAGGTCTTATCAACATTTTTGCTTGCATATCTTAAAACTAGTCCTTGTTACTTTCTTACTGATTATAACTCATGGAAGAAGATTCAGTGTACTTTTCACATTTTGCTTTCAGATGTCATTCTTCAAGCACCTTTCTGGGATTGTAACGAAAGCAGATTACACAGCAATGAGATTGGGCTTCATTTTGGTAATAACCTTCAGAAATTACATGAAGTCTTCGACAGAATTGTTTCAAAATATTCTCTGCCTGACAGCATATACTACGCATAGAATATGTGTTCATCATATCACTCTGATATCCTTTTGGCTTTTGCAGACACATTGCAACGCGAATCAGAGATTTAACTTTCACAAGTACATGGTGTATGCCTATGAAGCTGATTTTCAGAAAGTTGTCTCAATTAGGTTTTAATTACATTTTTGACAAGTAAAATAATCTATATTGGACATCTGACATCTGACCTCAACCTCTTCTCTAATTCTTGGAAATTTTTGGGTTGCAGTTGGTTCCTTTGGATTTTTGTTGTTATTTCCTTGACACTCAATGTAGCAAGTAAGTAGGGAGTATATATGTATTTATACACGCACACACGTATGTCCGTATGTATTTTTGACTGCATTCACACTTGCTGCAGGTTGGAATATATATCTTTGGATATCAATCATCCCCCTAATTGTAAGTAACAACAAGCAAATTAAGGATATACATGTTTATGAACGCATCAGATATTTAATAAATCTAAGAAATAATATTATATCTTCATTACTTACTAGCAATACATAGCCACTATCATATGAAGTACATCTTTATTACTGATTGAAATATTGATACCTTAAGTTTTATCTACAGCTCCTACTTGTTGTTGGCACCAAACTGGAACAAGTCATCACAGAGTTGGCTGTCTATGTAGCTCAAAGACATACCGTGATTGTTGGAGAAGTAAGAATTCAACCATCAGATGAGTATTTTTGGTTCAGCAAACCCAAATTTGTCCTCTGCTTGATTCATGTGATTCTATTCCTGAATTCATTTGGGTTTGCAGTTTTTTTCTGGACACTGGTTAGACCCTCCAACCCTTTTTAACTACAGGTTTCTCCAAACTACAAAAATATTTAACTCTTAAGACTAACATCTTGGTTGTTGATTTGTTACAGCTTAAATTCGGTTTCCACTCATGTGTCATGGGTGAagcaaaatatgtgattgtaaGAATAATTGTAATGTATGTAATACTAATTATTCAGCTGGTTTAccttaaatttcacaaatttggATGACATAAATAATCGTTTGATTGTCAACCCTCATTTTTTTGGATGAAGGGTGGTTGTTCAAACTATTTGCAGTTACAGCACTCTACCACTGTATGCAATAGTGACACAGGTATGTTATTAACTTACCCTTTTTGATAGTAAAACAAAATAAACCAGTTACTCTATATATCTCATTCGATTTCAGAATGTTTTTGTAGTTTGTATTGTTACTatattgtttggttttgttgaaGATGGGAAGTTCTTACAATGAGGAGGCGATGAAAAGGCATGGCTATGTTTCTAGCAACCGCGTCACAGAAGACAGGATTCTTCAAGGACCAAATGCAACAACATCAGTTGAGATGACAAATCAGTAGGGAGGACTATACAGTTTTTGAAATgcaaaagaagagaaatttgTCGGTTGTAATAATTGATCAAACCAATAAGCATCTAGAGAAAAGTAAcaaacacacaaacacacaagACTATAGATATATAAGGCAATGACAACTAATTCAAAGATTTCTCATTTTGATTCTAGTTGCTGAACCTCCTAGATAGTCAGACTATATAGTTGGATTTTTGTGTCTTGTCTGGTAAGAAGTTTCAGAATTTAGAAGAATTTTCCTAGTTTTCTTGGATTTCCATGCAAATTGAATGTTTCAGATTTCTTAATATAGTGTATGGAACAAGATAACAACTCTACAAAAACTCTAAATCTACTCAGATGAGTCAAAGGACAAGACAGGGTAATAACAGGCttgttttaaaattattaattatatcaACTCTTACTGAGGTATTAGGAATATGAATTAATACACACATAACTTTCGTTACATCGCGAACATGTATTCCATGTAACAAGATTCCGTACTTCCTTAGTATAAAACTAGGATGTTAAATATGACTTCAAATGATT
This genomic stretch from Spinacia oleracea cultivar Varoflay chromosome 3, BTI_SOV_V1, whole genome shotgun sequence harbors:
- the LOC110793041 gene encoding MLO-like protein 15, with protein sequence MLLGFVSLLLAVFQDEIASKCIPENMAKKWIPCHYDKSTSKATSHLQISLFSNVGRRLLAEEVAASSCPTGKAPFVSVGVLHHLHYLIFILAIVHVVSCTVTVLLGEVKISQWRKWEESIRKQIDFNNDSNRIIDVRSLTFIKERFEGVDAEKRNYIMSFFKHLSGIVTKADYTAMRLGFILTHCNANQRFNFHKYMVYAYEADFQKVVSISWFLWIFVVISLTLNVASWNIYLWISIIPLILLLVVGTKLEQVITELAVYVAQRHTVIVGEVRIQPSDEYFWFSKPKFVLCLIHVILFLNSFGFAVFFWTLLKFGFHSCVMGEAKYVIVRIIVMVVVQTICSYSTLPLYAIVTQMGSSYNEEAMKRHGYVSSNRVTEDRILQGPNATTSVEMTNQ